The Flavobacterium johnsoniae UW101 genomic interval ACAATTAGGCTTTAAAGTAGCTGTAGTTGAAAAAGAAAATCTTGGTGGTGTATGTTTAAACTGGGGATGTATCCCAACAAAAGCATTACTAAAATCTGCTCAGGTTTTTGATTACTTAAAACACGCTTCTGATTACGGATTAAAAGTTTCTGAATTCGATAAAGATTTCCCAGCAGTTATTCAGCGCAGCCGTGGTGTTGCAGAAGGAATGAGCAAAGGAGTTCAATTCTTAATGAAAAAAAACAAAATTGACGTTATCGAAGGTTTTGGAAAATTAAAACCAGGAAAAAAACTTGACGTTACAGATAAAGACAATAAAGTTACAGAATACAGCGCTGATCATATTATCATCGCAACTGGAGCTCGTTCTCGTGAGCTGCCAAACTTACCTCAAGACGGTGTAAAAGTAATTGGATACCGTCAGGCAATGACATTACCAACTCAGCCAAAATCTATGATTATCGTAGGTTCTGGAGCAATTGGAGTAGAATTTGCTCACTTCTACAACTCAATGGGAACAGACGTTACTATTGTAGAATTTATGCCAAATATCGTTCCTGTAGAAGACGAAGACGTTTCTAAACAAATGGAGCGTTCTATGAAAAAAGCAGGTGTAAAAATCATGACAAACTCTTCTGTAGAAAAAATTGACACTACAGGAAACGGAGTTAAAGCAACTGTAAAAACTGCAAAAGGAGAAGAAATTCTTGAAGCAGACATCGTACTTTCGGCAGTTGGAATCAAAACAAACATCGAAAACATTGGTTTAGAAGAAGTTGGAATCGCTGTTGACAGAGATAAAATCTTAGTAAACGCTTACAACGAAACTAACATTCCTGGATACTACGCAATTGGAGACGTTACTCCTGGTCAGGCCTTAGCTCACGTAGCTTCTGCAGAAGGAATTAACTGTGTAGAAAAAATCAAAGGTTTACACGTAGACCCAATCGATTACGGAAACATTCCGGGTTGTACTTATGCAACTCCAGAAATCGCTTCTGTAGGTTTAACAGAAAAACAAGCAAGAGATAAAGGTTACGAATTAAAAATTGGTAAATTCCCATTCTCAGCTTCTGGAAAAGCAAAAGCTGCAGGAGCTGCGGACGGATTCGTAAAAGTAATCTTTGATGCAAAATATGGAGAATGGTTAGGATGCCACATGATTGGTGCTGGTGTTACAGATATGATTGCTGAGGCAGTTGTAGCTCGTAAACTAGAAACTACAGGTCACGAAGTCCTTAAATCTATCCACCCTCACCCAACAATGAGCGAGGCTGTTATGGAAGCTGTAGCAGATGCTTACGGCGAAGTAATTCACTTGTAAAAATATACCGTTTTACGGTTATATATAATTCTCAATTAATTAAATCCGATTTGTGAAAACAGATCGGATTTTTTTATAAATATTATTATCATCCAAACACAAATTCAAAACCGCAATACAAGTCTTAAAATTTAACAAACAAAAAGTTGTTAAAAACTTGATATAAAAAAGTAATACAGATGTCTTATAATTCTTATTTTTAGCTCTTCTAAATAAGAATTCATGAAACTACCTTTTATAGAAATAATCGAAGCCGCAACCAGTGATCCTAATTTACTGATGTGGAAATTTTATGATGAAGACAAAGAAATCAAAAACGGAGCAAAACTAACCGTTCGTGAAAGTCAGCACGTTATGCTTTTAAATGAAGGCCAGCTTGCAGATGTTTTTTCTCCCGGACTTCATACTTTATCTACAGAAAACATTCCTATTTTAAGTAAATTAAAAGGCTGGAAATACGGTTTCGAAAGTCCGTTTAAAGTCGATGTTTACTTTTTTAACACACACCAATTCATCAATAATAAATGGGGAACTCCTGCTCCTATTTTGATGAACGACCCTCAGTTTGGGCAAATCAGAATCCGCGCTTTCGGAAGTTTTGATATTAAAATTGCCGATCCTGCTAAATTCTTCCGCCAATATGCCGGAACTTACAAACAGCTTACCATTTTCGAATTGCAAAATCAGTTACGAGATTTTGTGGCACCAAAATTTGGAGAAGTTTTAGCAAACGAAAATATTACCGTTACTGACGTTGCTGGAAATATTACACAATTAGGAAAAAAAATCGAGCCTTATCTTAAACCCTATTTTGAGCAGTTAGGTATCGAGTTAACCCAATTTGTAATTACAAGTGTAACCTTGCCGGAAGAAGTTACTGCACATTACGATAAAATCACCAATATGAATATGGTAACCGATATGGATAAATTTACCAAATTCAATACCGCAACGGCAATTGGCGACAAAGGAACCGCGCTTCACGATGCAACACAAAATGCCGTGACCATGGGAATTCTTTTAAACCAGTTACAGCAAAATAAAGAAACCCCAAAGCAGGAAACAGCAGACGATTTAACGTCTAAACTTCAAAAACTAAAATCTTTATTTGACGCTGGTTTAATTGACGAAGATGAATTCAAAAACAAGAAAACTGAACTATTAAGCCAATTGTAATGGAAGAAAAAAAAGTCAATTCGTTTTTGAGCAGACTCAAAGAAAATGCGCAGAAACAAACCAATTATGGAGGTGAAATGGAAATTACCGAAGCCAAAATGAATGCAAAAGACTGCCCAAACTGCGGTGCAGGAAGAGCAAAACAAGACGGTTTAACCCATTGCGCCTATTGCGGATTTGAGTTTTTAAACGTAAAACTTACTGACGGAGTTTATATTAAAAAAGAAGATAATTCAATTTAAAAATTAGATAACGTGTTCGGACTATTTAACAAATCAAAAAACAAAGAAAACCAAGCAAACCAAACAAATCAAGTAAGCAGAGAATCATATCCGGAATGGTATGCAGAACTTCAGGAATCACAACAAAGATGGTTCGCTTTCTTAGAAAAACTCGAAGCAAAAATGGAAGAACTGGCTGTAGCCGCAATTCCGGAGTTAAAACAGCTTTTGCAGGATGATGAAGACATGTACAAAAGGACTTTTCAAAGAGTTTATTCAGGCATAAACGGTCAGTTAAACAATATTAGAGAAAAAGCCAGAGATACATACGAAGAAAAAATCGACAGTATTTATTACGACCTAGATTCAAGAGTTTCTGTTTTAGACAAAAATCATGATTTATTATCTGATTTTAGAAGCGCGTGTTCAGATCGTTACAATGATTTTGACTATAAATACGACTATTGGAGAAAACAAATCGAAAAAACTCAGGAACGCGATCTGGAAATCGAATACAAAAAAATTCTGGACGAATACGAAACCATCAAAAGCAAATTTAACTGCACGCAGTGCGGCGGCAATATAGAAATCGAGAAAATATTTTTAATCGAAACCTATATCACATGCCCATACTGCCAGACACAAAATACATTTGCTCCAAGTACATTGGGAAGAAATCTTCAGAATATTGCCAAAGAACTTGCAGAACAGCGAACAGCTCATTTGTATGACGCTTATGAAAGTGAAAAAGACAAAGAGCGTGATTTGTACCATAAACGTCATGAATTAAGCCTTAGCACCATTCATGAATCTGATAAAAAAGTTTTAGCCGAAATTCAGGCAAAAATGGACGATCTTGAAGAACAGAGACAAGCTGCCATTAAAAATGCTCCAAAATTATATCAGGTTTATTTAAGAGCCATGTATGACGAATGGAATAAAATTACGCCCGATTTAAAAGAACACAACGAAAAAATGTATCAAAATCAATTACAATACCTATAAATTATTAACCCTAAAATTTGAAAAATGTTTAAAAAACTTTTTGGAGCTCTAACTGGAGACAATAAACAGGAAAACCAAAACTATGAAGCGCAGACTTCAAATGATAATTATGAAAATGATTATGAAGATGAATATCAGGAAGTAGAATACGATCCGGAAACTTTACACGGAACACATTATACTGTAGAAGATTTTGATGCAGAAGTAGCTGAAAGAGCCGAAGCATGGATTGCAGACGAACGTGCAAGCGGAGAAAACCTTGAAGATAAAGATATTAAAAACATCTATTTTAATTATAGAAGAACAGTTTATACAGAATGGAACAACTGCGATTCAGACCAAATGATTCGTTTTGAACACGCTAATTCTTTAAAATACAGCGGAGTTCAAACTTCAGGATTTGTAAAAGTAGACGATAATAATCCGTTCTTAGAACCAGTTCACGGTGTAGATTTAAGAACTTACACTGCAATGTGTCTTAAAATAAGTGCAGGAGTAGATTATCTTGAAGTTTGCAAAGCAATGGGATTCGAACCAGCAGTTTGGGAAGAATTAAACACAATCTGGCCGCAGCGTATGGGCGAAGATACTTCATTTACCGTAACAACTTTATTTGGCCAGTATTATGCCGAAAATGTAACAGTTCCTCAATTAGAAAACCTGAAAGCTGAAATTTCAGAAGAAGGCGCAGCAAATCTTGAAAGAATAAAAACTGATCGTTATTTCTACGAAGAACTAGCAGGTGCAAGACAAGCGGCTTACGAATACGGAATTGACGGCGCTCAATGGATTTTAGATACTTTTGGAATCAACCTTGCCGATTTTCAATCTGTCGCAATGCAATGGATGACAGAGCAAAACCAAAACTGGAATTCAGCAGACATTACAGAATTTCATGATTATCAACAAGCAAAACAAAAAGAATATGCAGCCAAATTTGCGGCTGAACAAGGCGGAAATATCGCAGACGATGTAAATTTCTAAATTCAGCTTCTTTTGATGATTAAAAAACCGATTTGCAAAACAAATCGGTTTTTTATTCGTTAAAAATAGCACAATCACAAAAAGTTACTTTATAAAAAATATACAATGGAAAACACACCAATATTCTTTGCCGATGGAGAAAATCCAAAAATGATCGAAGCCTACAAAAAAGCACAAGAAACCTTTAAATATTTCTGGAGAGAATTATCGTGGGAATACCGCAGAATAATTCCCGGACTAGACGTTGCCTGCGTAAAACTGGCATTTACTCAGGAAATAGACGGTGAAACTGTTGTAGAACACATGTGGATTAACGACGTAAATTTTGACGGTGATATTATTTATGGAACTTTGGTAAACCAGCCAAACGAATTAACGAATGTAAATAATGGAGACGAAGTTGAAATTCCGGTAAACCAAATCAGCGACTGGTTATTTGCAAGCCAGGGAAAAACTTACGGAGCTTTTACCATACACGCCATGCGATCTGAAATGAGCGAAGATGAAAGAAATGAACATGATGATGCCTGGGGATTAGATTTTGGAGATTACAACGATATTTTGGTAGTGTCTGACCAAAATGAAAAACCAGAAAATCTTGTAGAACATCCTATGAGCAAAAACATGAAAGAGAGCCTTATCGATTTTGTAAAAAACAATCCGGAAGAACTTACTTCGCAAGATGAATTGGGTTATACTTTTCTACATCGCGAAACTATTGCAGGAAATAGTACATCTGTCGAAGTTTTACTAGAATCTGGAGCAGACAAAAATGCTAAAAATCATCTGGGTAAAACAGCTTTAGATTATGCGGCAGAACTAAAATGGAATCACTTGATACCATTATTTAAATAAAATAAAAAATCCGATTTACGTTTTGTTAAATCGGATTTTTTATTTTTAAAACATAAACAAAATCTTACTTTTGAAATTTATTTTAAAGTTTATAAAATGCTTTTCAAATTTTCAATGCCCAATAGATCAGTTATATTTTTATTATGTTTAGTTTCTCTTTTAATATTAAACTCATGCTATTCCTATAAAATTTATCCAAAAGAATATCGAAACGCAATAAATACACACGTCAGAGAAACTGTATATGTTGTAAACGATACTTTAAAAAAAGAATTTAAGATTTTAGAGAAATCAAACCTTTTTACTTTTACCAAAGACAGCACACAAACAAACATAAAAATAAAACTGTATCCTATAAAGCAATATCCAGGCTGCGGAAATCCGCTTATTGCTCAGGTTATAACATTAGGACAGCTGCCAGTATATCTGCCTAATCAATACGAATATCAATTTGACCGAATAGAAAAAGGAAAAACGAACCCGCAAAAATTTAACTTAGGCATTACTCAAAGATATTGGTTTTGGGATATGTTCACATTCAGCAAAAATTTCGAAAAAAAAGCTGGTCAGTTACTATTGGTTAAATATCAAGATAAGCAGAATTAAAATGACAGTTTTAAAAAATTATTTTTCATTTTAAAACAAAAAACTAATCTTTTTTTCGTCTGTTTAAAATAAAGAATATGCTACTTTTGCACCACCAAATCTAATCTGCAAGTGTGATGAAAAAAATATTCTTCATTATTTTAATTATCTTGTTTTCACCAAGTATAGTATTTTCTCAGGCAAAAAAAGAAAAGAATGTAAATACCGATCCTAAAAACGTTTTTTCAAGACCTTATGATTATGTAAACGACTTCGAAAAAATCATGAATGCCGATCAAATTACAACACTTACCAATACACTGAAAGCATTCGAAAAAAAACATCTTTATAAAATTACCGTTGTAACCACATCTACAATAGAGCCATATACCTCTTTTCCTGATTACGCTCTTGAATTAGACAAATATCTGGCAGTCGATCCTAAACTAGACCCTACTATTTTAATTGTTGTAAGCAAACAATTAAGACAAATTCAGGTTCAAAGCATTGATCTTATTCGCTATAAATTAAGTGATAATGACACCCAGAATATTATAACCACTTATGCAGTACCAGAATTTAAAAAAGGAGACTACTCTAAAGGTTTGGAACTTGCTGTCGAACAAATAATGAATAAATTAAAAGTTTATTAATTAAAAGAAGTTTATTCTTAATATCAAAAGTTATATATTGTATCTCGTTAAAATCACAAAAAGAGATATATGACTTTAGAAGAATATAAAAAAGAATTTTCAGAA includes:
- the lpdA gene encoding dihydrolipoyl dehydrogenase; this encodes MKYDVIVLGSGPGGYVTAIRASQLGFKVAVVEKENLGGVCLNWGCIPTKALLKSAQVFDYLKHASDYGLKVSEFDKDFPAVIQRSRGVAEGMSKGVQFLMKKNKIDVIEGFGKLKPGKKLDVTDKDNKVTEYSADHIIIATGARSRELPNLPQDGVKVIGYRQAMTLPTQPKSMIIVGSGAIGVEFAHFYNSMGTDVTIVEFMPNIVPVEDEDVSKQMERSMKKAGVKIMTNSSVEKIDTTGNGVKATVKTAKGEEILEADIVLSAVGIKTNIENIGLEEVGIAVDRDKILVNAYNETNIPGYYAIGDVTPGQALAHVASAEGINCVEKIKGLHVDPIDYGNIPGCTYATPEIASVGLTEKQARDKGYELKIGKFPFSASGKAKAAGAADGFVKVIFDAKYGEWLGCHMIGAGVTDMIAEAVVARKLETTGHEVLKSIHPHPTMSEAVMEAVADAYGEVIHL
- a CDS encoding SPFH domain-containing protein → MKLPFIEIIEAATSDPNLLMWKFYDEDKEIKNGAKLTVRESQHVMLLNEGQLADVFSPGLHTLSTENIPILSKLKGWKYGFESPFKVDVYFFNTHQFINNKWGTPAPILMNDPQFGQIRIRAFGSFDIKIADPAKFFRQYAGTYKQLTIFELQNQLRDFVAPKFGEVLANENITVTDVAGNITQLGKKIEPYLKPYFEQLGIELTQFVITSVTLPEEVTAHYDKITNMNMVTDMDKFTKFNTATAIGDKGTALHDATQNAVTMGILLNQLQQNKETPKQETADDLTSKLQKLKSLFDAGLIDEDEFKNKKTELLSQL
- a CDS encoding Rcat domain-containing protein — protein: MEEKKVNSFLSRLKENAQKQTNYGGEMEITEAKMNAKDCPNCGAGRAKQDGLTHCAYCGFEFLNVKLTDGVYIKKEDNSI
- a CDS encoding DUF6620 family protein, which encodes MFKKLFGALTGDNKQENQNYEAQTSNDNYENDYEDEYQEVEYDPETLHGTHYTVEDFDAEVAERAEAWIADERASGENLEDKDIKNIYFNYRRTVYTEWNNCDSDQMIRFEHANSLKYSGVQTSGFVKVDDNNPFLEPVHGVDLRTYTAMCLKISAGVDYLEVCKAMGFEPAVWEELNTIWPQRMGEDTSFTVTTLFGQYYAENVTVPQLENLKAEISEEGAANLERIKTDRYFYEELAGARQAAYEYGIDGAQWILDTFGINLADFQSVAMQWMTEQNQNWNSADITEFHDYQQAKQKEYAAKFAAEQGGNIADDVNF
- a CDS encoding DUF2314 domain-containing protein, with the protein product MENTPIFFADGENPKMIEAYKKAQETFKYFWRELSWEYRRIIPGLDVACVKLAFTQEIDGETVVEHMWINDVNFDGDIIYGTLVNQPNELTNVNNGDEVEIPVNQISDWLFASQGKTYGAFTIHAMRSEMSEDERNEHDDAWGLDFGDYNDILVVSDQNEKPENLVEHPMSKNMKESLIDFVKNNPEELTSQDELGYTFLHRETIAGNSTSVEVLLESGADKNAKNHLGKTALDYAAELKWNHLIPLFK
- a CDS encoding TPM domain-containing protein — translated: MKKIFFIILIILFSPSIVFSQAKKEKNVNTDPKNVFSRPYDYVNDFEKIMNADQITTLTNTLKAFEKKHLYKITVVTTSTIEPYTSFPDYALELDKYLAVDPKLDPTILIVVSKQLRQIQVQSIDLIRYKLSDNDTQNIITTYAVPEFKKGDYSKGLELAVEQIMNKLKVY